AGGCCGAAGCCTTAGGCGTGCAGGTGCAGTTTTACCAAAGCAACCATGAGGGCTTCATCATCGATGAAATCGGTGAATATGCCGACTCAGAGATCTTTGGCCTGATCATCAACCCAGGCGCACTGACACATACCAGCCTCGCCCTACACGATGCACTCGCAGGCTGCGACCTCCCCACGATTGAAGTTCACATAAGCAACATCTACCGCCGGGAAGAAATACGCCGACACTCCCTCACCGCCCCCGCCTGTATCGGTGTCATTTCCGGCCTAGGCTTCGACGGCTACATCGCCGCACTGCGGCACTTAGCAAAGCTCGACTAAATCTCGAATAATTCCCGGAAATTTGAATGTCGGCACACCTGGCGCCGACAGCAAGAATCCAATGAAATTAGGCATTCGCCTACAAAACAACAAAACGAAAGACAACACTATGGCAGACGAACCCAAAGGACTGAACAAACCCGTCAAACTCAAAGCC
The nucleotide sequence above comes from Coraliomargarita algicola. Encoded proteins:
- the aroQ gene encoding type II 3-dehydroquinate dehydratase, which codes for MKRIVIINGPNLDRLGIREPDIYGDQTLTDLENLLTEEAEALGVQVQFYQSNHEGFIIDEIGEYADSEIFGLIINPGALTHTSLALHDALAGCDLPTIEVHISNIYRREEIRRHSLTAPACIGVISGLGFDGYIAALRHLAKLD